Proteins co-encoded in one Spiroplasma gladiatoris genomic window:
- the tig gene encoding trigger factor, translating to MKFNAKKLVDQGIGIWTVTIDGNEWENAVKKGKNKVAASIKIDGFREGKAPKEMVEKYLTPVKYLNAAVQSVMAKAWDFAKEQKTDVEPFSSPTPTPTKISEKSCELEFRFDLKPEIEIGEYKGIKSKDLVKEDFKATKEEIETAINQYRERFALEKDKEDGVIAKGDVAVFDFEGFVDGVAFKGGKGLDFRLVIGSNQMIPGFEDELIGKKLGESKINVTFPKDYTPELSEKKAEFVINVKSVKERILPEKDDELAKDLNLPNIKTYKELENSVKEQIITQKTQTSKNAFVNKVIDIIIENSKIQLPKSAINKEIDNLYKEFEARVANEKLTMKEYKKKTGLTDEAIRAELFGDAKRKICSYLVTDKVRNNEKFEPTKEQVEEKYSKLAAQFGIEVDYIKNTILPEVQVREEIIREQLVDFLYENNG from the coding sequence ATGAAATTTAACGCTAAAAAATTAGTTGATCAAGGAATAGGGATTTGAACTGTAACAATTGATGGAAATGAATGAGAAAACGCAGTCAAAAAAGGAAAGAATAAAGTGGCTGCTTCAATTAAAATCGATGGTTTTAGAGAAGGGAAAGCCCCAAAAGAAATGGTTGAAAAATATTTAACACCAGTTAAATATTTAAATGCTGCAGTTCAATCGGTTATGGCAAAAGCATGAGATTTTGCAAAAGAGCAAAAAACAGATGTAGAACCATTTTCTTCTCCAACTCCAACTCCAACAAAAATCTCTGAAAAATCATGTGAACTAGAGTTTCGTTTTGATTTAAAACCAGAAATTGAAATTGGTGAATATAAAGGAATTAAGTCTAAGGATTTAGTAAAAGAAGATTTTAAAGCTACAAAAGAAGAAATTGAAACAGCAATTAATCAATATCGTGAAAGATTTGCGTTAGAAAAAGACAAAGAAGATGGAGTTATTGCTAAAGGTGATGTTGCCGTATTTGACTTTGAAGGGTTTGTTGATGGGGTTGCTTTTAAAGGTGGAAAAGGATTAGATTTTAGATTAGTTATTGGTTCTAACCAAATGATACCTGGTTTTGAAGATGAATTAATTGGAAAAAAATTAGGAGAATCAAAAATTAATGTGACATTCCCAAAAGATTACACTCCAGAATTATCTGAAAAAAAAGCAGAATTTGTTATTAATGTTAAATCAGTTAAAGAAAGAATTCTCCCTGAAAAAGATGATGAATTAGCAAAAGATTTAAACTTGCCTAATATCAAAACTTATAAAGAATTAGAAAATAGTGTTAAAGAGCAAATTATAACTCAAAAAACACAAACATCTAAAAATGCTTTTGTAAATAAAGTAATAGATATTATAATTGAAAACTCAAAAATACAATTACCAAAATCAGCAATTAATAAAGAAATTGACAATTTGTATAAAGAATTTGAAGCAAGAGTTGCTAATGAAAAATTAACTATGAAAGAATATAAGAAAAAAACAGGTCTTACAGATGAAGCGATTAGAGCAGAATTATTTGGAGATGCAAAAAGAAAAATTTGTAGTTATTTGGTAACCGATAAAGTAAGAAATAATGAAAAATTTGAACCAACCAAAGAACAAGTTGAAGAAAAATATAGCAAGTTAGCAGCTCAATTTGGAATTGAAGTTGATTATATTAAAAATACAATCTTACCTGAAGTTCAAGTAAGAGAAGAGATTATTAGAGAACAACTTGTAGACTTTTTATACGAAAATAATGGTTAA
- a CDS encoding replication-associated recombination protein A, with the protein MAKALSYLLRPNSLKDVVGQTHLLGENAIINKMVEKKFLANLIFYGPPGIGKTSTAIALAKDLDCDFIQFNASKDKKETLLKAIESKNFNNQLILIIDEIHRMNRNIQDYLLDFLEQREIVVFITTTENPYFVINPAIRSRCTVLQLKEISNDEMFLGLKNIIKNNQIEINISDDNLKVVCNYSNGDLRFALNAIEILINLYGDQEIDINTLKLIFDRANIKGSAEGDEYHDLKSALQKSIRGSDVNASLHYWARLMEIGDYEILMRRMQIIAYEDIGLANPAIAQRVILACQAFREIGMPEGKKILGMAIIEMALSEKSNSAYLAIEQSLKDVQSGLTPPIPNYLRDNHYANANKLGVKGYIYPHDYKNAWVDQQYLPDKIKTKVYFNFKPHSSYEKKLKEIYDKFTKNIK; encoded by the coding sequence ATGGCAAAAGCGTTAAGTTATTTATTAAGACCTAATTCATTAAAAGATGTTGTTGGACAGACCCACTTGTTAGGTGAAAATGCAATAATCAATAAAATGGTAGAAAAAAAATTTTTAGCAAATTTAATTTTTTATGGACCACCAGGAATTGGAAAAACTTCAACTGCAATAGCTCTTGCAAAAGATTTAGATTGTGATTTTATACAATTTAATGCATCAAAAGATAAAAAAGAAACATTATTAAAAGCAATTGAATCAAAAAATTTTAACAATCAATTAATATTGATTATTGATGAAATTCATCGAATGAATCGAAACATCCAAGATTATCTTTTAGATTTTTTAGAACAAAGAGAAATAGTTGTTTTTATTACAACAACAGAAAATCCTTATTTTGTAATAAATCCCGCAATAAGAAGTAGATGTACAGTTTTACAGTTAAAAGAAATATCAAATGATGAAATGTTTTTAGGTCTCAAAAATATAATTAAAAATAATCAAATAGAAATAAATATAAGTGATGATAACTTAAAAGTAGTTTGTAATTATTCAAATGGTGATTTAAGATTTGCACTTAATGCAATTGAAATATTAATTAACTTATATGGTGATCAAGAAATTGATATAAATACTTTAAAACTTATTTTTGATAGAGCAAATATTAAAGGTAGTGCAGAAGGTGATGAATATCATGATTTAAAAAGTGCTTTGCAAAAATCAATTAGAGGTAGTGATGTTAATGCATCGCTTCATTATTGAGCAAGACTTATGGAAATTGGTGACTATGAAATTTTAATGCGTAGAATGCAAATCATTGCATATGAAGATATTGGTCTTGCAAATCCCGCAATTGCTCAAAGAGTAATATTAGCTTGTCAAGCATTCCGTGAAATTGGTATGCCAGAAGGTAAAAAAATCTTAGGAATGGCTATAATTGAAATGGCTTTAAGCGAAAAATCTAATTCAGCTTATTTAGCGATTGAACAAAGTTTGAAAGATGTACAATCAGGTTTAACCCCACCAATTCCAAATTATTTAAGAGACAATCACTATGCGAACGCTAATAAACTTGGAGTTAAAGGATATATTTATCCCCATGATTATAAAAATGCTTGAGTTGACCAACAATACCTTCCTGATAAAATTAAAACAAAAGTTTATTTTAATTTTAAACCTCATTCAAGTTATGAAAAAAAACTAAAAGAAATATATGATAAATTTACTAAAAATATTAAATAA
- a CDS encoding Cof-type HAD-IIB family hydrolase has translation MQKIKLIAIDLDGTLLYQNKIASQEEVKYLIDLQKKGYSVIIVTGRNYQSCYKFAKKLKINKNFNYLICENGAYVTRANKFLPDLIDFINKKDCKDLYEYFSKLEIPFFGQKCMSPKKLFCSEPSKISKKSYKYKTYIIKKSFDFSGMTFIGTHFKIDKDYETIAKEIETNFSSRLKISHSFGDNDGLIYYMFSSKNTDKGSKTLKLINSLGFENEQILYFGDGDNDASALELFENSVAMGNAQESVKQKAKYITKKCTEEGIMNFLKTNNIK, from the coding sequence ATGCAAAAAATAAAACTAATAGCAATTGACTTAGATGGTACATTGTTATATCAAAATAAAATTGCAAGTCAAGAAGAAGTTAAGTATCTAATAGATTTACAAAAAAAAGGTTATAGTGTCATCATTGTTACAGGTAGAAATTATCAATCTTGCTATAAATTTGCAAAAAAATTAAAAATAAATAAAAACTTTAACTATTTAATTTGTGAAAACGGAGCTTATGTAACAAGAGCAAATAAATTTTTACCCGATCTTATTGACTTTATCAATAAAAAAGATTGTAAAGATTTATATGAGTACTTTTCTAAACTAGAAATACCTTTTTTTGGTCAAAAATGTATGTCTCCTAAAAAGTTATTTTGTAGTGAACCAAGCAAAATTAGCAAAAAAAGTTATAAATACAAAACTTATATTATAAAAAAAAGTTTTGATTTTAGTGGTATGACTTTTATTGGAACTCATTTTAAAATTGATAAAGATTATGAAACCATTGCTAAGGAAATTGAAACTAATTTTAGTTCTAGATTAAAAATCTCTCATAGTTTTGGAGATAATGATGGACTTATTTATTATATGTTTTCTTCTAAAAATACAGATAAAGGATCAAAAACTTTAAAACTAATTAATTCTTTAGGATTTGAAAATGAACAAATTCTTTATTTTGGGGATGGAGATAATGATGCAAGTGCTTTAGAATTATTTGAAAATAGTGTAGCTATGGGTAATGCACAAGAATCTGTAAAACAAAAAGCTAAATACATAACTAAAAAATGTACAGAAGAAGGTATAATGAATTTTTTAAAAACTAATAATATTAAATAA
- the lon gene encoding endopeptidase La, with translation MKETKRLPLLVTRGSYVYPSFEQVLEIGRDKTTLAVKEAVQNNDGLILIVSQKKPLEDDPDTNELFNFGVLAKVNIKKEWKDGTLTVNIKTISRASISSIELDGYYSAEYEEKIPNNKNNKEDVEKITKHIKQMIASQDEFPSEVEEIIKDSSANTDASFLVDSAAHLMPFMPIEKKQAILEEIDPVKRIAIINDFLDEKRQSADIETSISKKIKSRVDEQQREFYLREKLKAIKEELGDMDGEGDDIKKYKKRLETEPFPENIKKRISQEIERYEGLPSSSSEANIIRTYIDWMMQTPWWQKAEEKTDLKFAKEVLDKHHYGLEKVKERIIEYLAVKQNTNKVKGQIITLVGPPGVGKTSLAKSIADAMGRNFVKVALGGIKDESEIRGHRKTYIGAMPGRIIQGMKKAGVKNPVFLLDEIDKMASDYRGDPASAMLEVLDPEQNSKFSDHYLEEEYDLSDVVFIATANYPDGIPEALYDRMEIIELSSYTEIEKFKIANEYLVPKVLEDHAVTAEQVQFTTEGLNEIIKHYTREAGVRQLERWIASITRKFVVKMLNKEIDKLVVTPEVVNELLKKRIFEHTEKEKDAQVGVVTGLAYTQFGGDILPIEVNHFPGKGGLVLTGKLGDVMKESATIAYDFVKSNFKSFGIPKEVFTENDIHIHVPEGAVPKDGPSAGVTITTAIVSALTNKPVPKDIGMTGEITLRGLVFPIGGLREKSISANRSGLSKIIIPFKNQKDIEDIPEEVRNALKIVPVQRYEEVYEEVFGAKPAAFTTELPIATSSDPGAKSAESH, from the coding sequence ATGAAAGAAACAAAAAGATTACCTTTACTTGTAACAAGGGGTAGTTATGTTTATCCAAGTTTTGAACAAGTTTTAGAAATTGGACGTGACAAAACAACATTAGCTGTTAAAGAAGCAGTTCAAAATAATGACGGATTAATTTTAATCGTGTCACAAAAAAAACCATTAGAAGATGATCCAGACACAAATGAATTATTTAACTTTGGGGTACTTGCAAAAGTAAACATTAAAAAAGAATGAAAAGATGGTACTTTAACTGTAAATATAAAAACTATTTCAAGAGCTTCAATTAGTTCAATTGAATTAGATGGATACTATTCAGCAGAATATGAAGAAAAAATCCCAAATAACAAAAACAACAAAGAAGATGTTGAAAAAATTACAAAACACATTAAACAAATGATTGCTAGTCAAGATGAGTTTCCTTCAGAAGTTGAAGAAATTATAAAAGATTCTTCTGCAAATACTGATGCTAGTTTTTTAGTTGACAGCGCTGCGCATTTAATGCCGTTTATGCCTATTGAAAAAAAACAAGCTATTTTAGAAGAAATTGATCCAGTAAAAAGAATTGCAATCATTAATGATTTCTTAGATGAAAAACGTCAATCAGCTGATATTGAAACTTCAATTAGCAAAAAAATTAAATCAAGAGTAGATGAACAACAAAGAGAATTTTACTTAAGAGAAAAATTAAAAGCTATTAAAGAAGAGTTAGGCGATATGGACGGAGAAGGTGATGATATTAAAAAATACAAAAAACGCCTTGAAACAGAACCTTTCCCAGAAAATATTAAAAAACGTATAAGTCAAGAAATTGAAAGATATGAAGGTTTACCTTCTTCTTCAAGTGAAGCAAACATCATTAGAACTTATATTGACTGAATGATGCAAACACCATGATGACAAAAAGCAGAAGAAAAAACTGACCTAAAATTTGCAAAAGAAGTTTTAGATAAACATCATTATGGTTTAGAAAAAGTTAAAGAAAGAATTATCGAATATTTAGCAGTTAAACAAAATACAAACAAAGTTAAAGGTCAAATCATTACTTTAGTTGGTCCTCCAGGGGTTGGTAAAACAAGTTTAGCAAAATCTATTGCTGATGCAATGGGTAGAAACTTTGTAAAAGTAGCACTTGGTGGAATTAAAGACGAATCAGAAATTAGAGGTCACAGAAAAACTTATATTGGAGCTATGCCAGGAAGAATCATTCAAGGTATGAAAAAAGCTGGAGTGAAAAACCCAGTATTCTTACTTGATGAGATTGATAAGATGGCAAGTGATTATAGAGGCGATCCTGCCTCAGCAATGCTTGAAGTTTTAGATCCAGAACAAAACTCAAAATTTTCAGATCACTATTTAGAAGAAGAATATGATTTAAGTGATGTTGTATTTATAGCAACAGCAAACTATCCTGATGGAATTCCTGAAGCTTTATATGACAGAATGGAAATCATAGAACTTTCAAGTTACACAGAAATTGAAAAATTTAAAATTGCAAATGAATATTTAGTACCAAAAGTACTTGAAGATCATGCGGTAACAGCAGAGCAAGTTCAGTTTACAACAGAAGGATTAAATGAAATTATTAAACATTACACTAGAGAAGCTGGGGTTCGTCAATTAGAACGTTGAATCGCTTCAATTACAAGAAAATTTGTTGTAAAAATGCTAAATAAAGAAATTGATAAACTAGTTGTAACTCCAGAAGTTGTAAATGAATTACTAAAAAAACGTATTTTTGAACATACTGAAAAAGAAAAAGATGCACAAGTTGGAGTTGTAACAGGTCTTGCATATACTCAATTTGGAGGAGATATTTTACCAATTGAGGTAAATCATTTTCCAGGAAAAGGTGGACTAGTATTAACTGGTAAACTTGGAGATGTTATGAAAGAATCTGCAACAATTGCTTATGACTTTGTTAAATCTAATTTCAAATCATTTGGAATTCCTAAAGAAGTTTTTACAGAAAATGACATTCACATTCACGTTCCTGAAGGGGCAGTTCCAAAAGATGGACCGAGTGCTGGAGTAACAATTACAACAGCTATAGTTTCTGCATTGACAAATAAACCAGTTCCAAAAGATATTGGAATGACAGGAGAAATTACTTTAAGAGGGCTGGTATTCCCAATCGGAGGATTAAGAGAAAAATCTATATCTGCTAATAGAAGTGGATTAAGTAAAATCATAATTCCTTTTAAAAATCAAAAAGATATTGAAGATATTCCTGAAGAAGTTAGAAATGCATTAAAAATTGTACCTGTTCAAAGATATGAAGAAGTATATGAAGAAGTATTTGGAGCAAAACCAGCTGCATTTACAACTGAGTTACCAATTGCAACTTCATCTGATCCAGGTGCTAAATCAGCAGAAAGTCATTAA